The Chanos chanos chromosome 6, fChaCha1.1, whole genome shotgun sequence genome includes a region encoding these proteins:
- the vhl gene encoding von Hippel-Lindau disease tumor suppressor, whose product MPQRQDGDPPLPLVRSLMSRLPVHVLFCNRSSRVVRPVWINYRGQPHPYQNIQPWRALRMTTFVGHPWMFRDAETDEPMIVNSKEMFLPRPAENAQQPSEVNITIPMMTLRERCLQVVRALVRHEDYSKLEIARCLQEDLAKTPDIQVDLQRISHRVEQRLLENRQQQST is encoded by the exons ATGCCTCAAAGACAGGACGGGGATCCACCCTTGCCGTTGGTTCGGTCTCTGATGAGCCGGCTACCCGTCCACGTCTTGTTCTGTAACCGAAGTTCGCGGGTCGTGAGACCGGTATGGATCAATTATCGCGGACAGCCGCATCCTTACCAAAACATACAGCCGTGGAGAGCACTAAGAATGACTACGTTCGTGG GTCATCCGTGGATGTTTCGTGATGCGGAGACCGATGAGCCAATGATTGTGAATAGTAAAGAGATGTTCCTGCCAAGACCAGCGGAAAACGCTCAGCAGCCCTCAGAAGTCAACATCACAATCCCCA TGATGACCCTTCGGGAGCGCTGTCTGCAGGTCGTGCGGGCACTGGTGCGTCATGAAGATTACTCCAAGTTAGAGATCGCTCGCTGTCTGCAGGAAGACCTGGCAAAAACACCCGACATCCAGGTAGACCTCCAGCGCATCAGCCACAGAGTGGAACAGAGACTACTGGagaacagacaacaacaaagcacatga